From the genome of Leptodactylus fuscus isolate aLepFus1 chromosome 1, aLepFus1.hap2, whole genome shotgun sequence, one region includes:
- the MED26 gene encoding mediator of RNA polymerase II transcription subunit 26, with the protein MTAAPVSPREIRERLMQAIDTHSNILNMVAVLEVISSLEKYPITKEALEETRLGKLINDVRKKTSNEELAKRAKKLLRSWQKLIEPVQQNEQSARGTPNPPGSANGGSTHNCKGETTPSVLLSGKPVQDLKVRNDIQKANSPKTEKLANRKRKGDLRDGTQGPANKVAKPSHELFPNSSPLPTNGIGGSPPESLLSPLDGSSQTNRLETENDKHGKIPVNAVRPHTNSPGLVKHPSTSSLLKAAVLQQHSVAFEDAHSHQPRSPRCSSFSPRGTRAELVARQHTTYAPKGSAPSPSQRLPGVDTAHTPSSQSPGHPATPPAIAKRLESPIREMAISSPHRSVEQPLPADWHHQQSPRITQQHTPRISQPYIDPLTPRSGFSPEPSRVDSDDATSGSDSRKKKKSRYRGEQEGYSTDGTSKQTRVKKDRKLKFDFMTGQIKPLTHKDPAQNESSAPSEQHRTETDKQDPKFGLPSPFEQTNWKELSRNEIIQSYLNRQSSLLSSSGVQTQSAHYYMSEYLKQEECTKREARKTHVLVPLALPSDLPGKNREITSADIDRLHEQHWPGVNGCHDTQGNWYDWTQCIALDPHGDDGRLNILPYVCLD; encoded by the exons ATTCTTAACATGGTGGCTGTGTTAGAAGTGATCTCCAGCTTGGAGAAGTATCCCATTACCAAAGAGGCACTGGAG GAAACCAGATTAGGAAAATTGATCAATGATGTTCGGAAAAAGACCAGCAACGAGGAGCTTGCCAAACGTGCAAAGAAACTGCTGCGTAGCTGGCAAAAACTGATAGAGCCTGTACAGCAGAATGAGCAATCGGCCAGAGGCACTCCGAATCCACCAGGTTCTGCCAATGGAGGCAGTACCCACAACTGTAAGGGGGAGACAACCCCATCTGTACTGTTGAGTGGCAAGCCTGTTCAAGACCTCAAAGTTCGGAATGATATTCAGAAGGCAAATTCTCCCAAGACTGAAAAATTGGCTAATAGGAAAAGAAAGGGGGATCTTAGAGATGGTACCCAGGGGCCTGCTAACAAAGTGGCCAAACCTAGTCATGAGCTGTTTCCAAATTCCTCACCCCTACCAACAAATGGAATTGGTGGTAGCCCCCCTGAAAGTTTGCTCAGTCCACTTGATGGCAGCTCACAGACTAACCGGCTGGAGACTGAGAATGATAAGCATGGCAAAATCCCTGTAAATGCTGTGCGGCCTCACACCAACTCCCCAGGACTTGTAAAACACCCAAGCACTTCCTCGTTGTTGAAAGCGGCCGTCCTGCAGCAACATAGCGTAGCATTTGAAGATGCCCATTCTCATCAACCACGTAGTCCCCGCTGTTCTTCTTTCAGCCCTCGTGGCACTAGAGCAGAGCTAGTGGCACGGCAGCACACCACATATGCACCAAAGGGTTCTGCGCCCAGCCCCTCCCAAAGGCTGCCTGGAGTGGACACTGCACATACACCTTCTTCTCAATCCCCTGGCCACCCTGCTACACCTCCTGCCATAGCAAAAAGACTTGAGTCTCCGATAAGAGAGATGGCAATCTCTTCACCTCACAGATCTGTGGAGCAGCCACTCCCTGCTGACTGGCACCACCAGCAGTCTCCTAGGATTACACAACAGCACACGCCACGAATCAGTCAGCCCTATATAGACCCTCTGACACCACGCAGTGGCTTTTCACCAGAGCCCTCCAGAGTGGATAGCGATGATGCTACATCTGGATCAGACAGTCGAAAGAAAAAGAAATCCCGATATCGGGGTGAACAAGAAGGGTATTCTACAGATGGGACTAGCAAACAGACACGAGTAAAAAAGGATCGTAAATTAAAATTTGATTTCATGACTGGGCAAATAAAACCCTTAACTCACAAAGATCCAGCTCAGAATGAGAGTTCAGCCCCCTCAGAACAGCACAGGACTGAGACAGATAAACAGGACCCCAAATTTGGTCTGCCAAGTCCTTTTGAGCAGACAAACTGGAAGGAATTATCTCGAAATGAGATCATCCAGTCCTATCTCAATCGGCAAAGCAGCTTGTTGTCTTCCTCTGGTGTACAGACGCAGAGTGCGCATTATTATATGTCTGAATATTTAAAACAGGAGGAATGCACTAAGCGAGAAGCCAGAAAAACTCATGTTTTAGTGCCACTTGCCCTACCTAGTGACCTGCCTGGAAAAAACAGGGAAATAACTAGTGCTGACATAGACAGACTACATGAACAACATTGGCCTGGTGTCAATGGCTGTCACGATACACAGGGCAATTGGTATGATTGGACGCAGTGCATTGCCTTGGATCCACATGGTGATGATGGTAGATTAAACATCTTGCCTTATGTCTGCCTAGACTGA